The Faecalibacterium prausnitzii genome includes a window with the following:
- the uxaC gene encoding glucuronate isomerase has translation MNDRFSEELFLTNETGKMLYHKYAEHMPIIDYHCHLQPVEIAENKEFEDLGEMWLRGDHYKWRCMRTFGIDEKYITGDASYYEKYMKFAEILPQLVGNPIYIWCALELKRYFDIDEPLTAANAQEIYDRTKKLITEKHMTRRWCMEHSNVRLVSTTEDPIDDLRYHKVLNEEKMFTRVITAFRPDKAMFCANADFAAYLVKLSAAAEQPIDSFAEMLTALEKRLQYFQQITGTTVSDDGIPYFNWADYTPAEVEGIFAKARSGGKLTQHEIDQYQSAFLFEMARIYNRNHYVMQLHIGTYLDANTSHVKSVGQSTGFDCCDDAAPVKGVGELLNNLTTIGELPKTIIYPLDGTKIETWAILAAGFCDNGTKAKVQLGAPWWFNDQAFGIQRQFEACANLYPVSLSVGMLTDSRSFISYPRHELYRRVLCSYLGSLVERGEYFSGEEELKKTIENVCFNNVNEFFGFNVKV, from the coding sequence ATGAATGATCGTTTCAGCGAAGAGCTGTTCCTCACCAATGAGACCGGCAAAATGCTCTACCACAAGTATGCAGAGCATATGCCGATCATCGATTACCATTGCCATCTGCAGCCCGTGGAGATCGCCGAGAACAAGGAGTTTGAAGATCTGGGCGAGATGTGGCTGCGCGGCGACCACTACAAGTGGCGCTGTATGCGCACCTTTGGCATCGACGAGAAGTACATCACCGGTGACGCCAGCTACTACGAAAAGTACATGAAGTTTGCCGAAATTCTGCCCCAGCTGGTGGGCAATCCCATCTACATCTGGTGTGCACTGGAGCTGAAGCGCTACTTCGACATCGACGAACCCCTGACCGCAGCCAATGCACAGGAAATTTATGACCGCACCAAAAAGCTTATCACCGAAAAGCACATGACCCGCCGCTGGTGCATGGAGCACAGCAATGTGCGTCTGGTCTCCACCACCGAAGACCCCATCGACGACCTGCGCTACCACAAGGTTCTGAACGAGGAAAAGATGTTCACCCGCGTGATCACCGCCTTCCGCCCCGATAAGGCCATGTTCTGCGCCAACGCCGATTTTGCTGCTTATCTGGTAAAGCTTTCTGCTGCTGCGGAGCAGCCCATCGACAGCTTTGCCGAGATGCTCACCGCATTGGAAAAGCGTTTGCAGTATTTCCAGCAGATCACCGGCACCACCGTCAGTGACGACGGCATCCCCTACTTCAACTGGGCAGATTACACTCCCGCCGAGGTAGAGGGCATCTTTGCCAAGGCACGCAGCGGCGGCAAGCTGACCCAGCATGAGATCGACCAGTACCAGAGCGCATTCCTGTTCGAGATGGCCCGTATCTACAACCGAAACCACTACGTTATGCAGCTGCACATCGGCACCTATCTGGATGCCAACACCAGCCATGTGAAGAGTGTGGGCCAGTCCACTGGTTTTGATTGCTGCGACGATGCCGCACCGGTCAAGGGCGTTGGCGAGCTGCTGAACAACCTGACCACTATCGGCGAACTGCCCAAAACCATCATCTACCCGCTGGACGGCACCAAGATTGAGACCTGGGCGATCTTAGCCGCAGGCTTCTGCGATAATGGCACCAAAGCAAAAGTTCAGCTGGGCGCACCCTGGTGGTTCAATGATCAGGCCTTTGGCATCCAGCGCCAGTTCGAGGCCTGTGCAAACCTGTACCCGGTCTCACTGTCGGTCGGCATGCTGACCGACAGCCGCAGCTTTATTTCCTATCCCCGTCATGAGCTGTACCGCCGCGTGCTGTGCAGTTATCTGGGCAGTCTGGTGGAGCGCGGAGAGTATTTCTCCGGTGAGGAAGAGCTAAAAAAGACCATCGAGAATGTCTGCTTCAACAATGTGAATGAGTTCTTTGGCTTCAACGTTAAGGTTTGA